The following proteins are encoded in a genomic region of Pelodictyon phaeoclathratiforme BU-1:
- the trmD gene encoding tRNA (guanosine(37)-N1)-methyltransferase TrmD yields the protein MVVPETPSQLRNAIRIDVISVIPGFFDSPLDNGLLSIARRKELADIYVHNLHDYGLGRYRQVDDSPFGGGAGMVIRPEPVFACIEALKAEREYDEVIFLSPDGELFEQSMANRFSRMHNLIILCGHYKAVDERIRQKLITMEISIGDVVVSGGEIPALFLMDALVRVIPGVLGDSESALTDSFQTELLDCTYYTRPAEFRGMKVPEVLLTGHHSNIEQWRSENALERTRKRRPDLLDKECLELKNKIT from the coding sequence ATGGTTGTGCCTGAAACCCCTTCTCAGCTCAGGAATGCCATAAGGATTGATGTTATTTCTGTCATTCCCGGCTTTTTTGATTCACCGCTTGATAATGGATTGTTGAGCATTGCGCGCAGAAAAGAGCTCGCGGACATATATGTGCATAACCTGCATGACTATGGATTGGGCAGGTACAGGCAGGTGGATGATTCACCTTTTGGAGGTGGTGCTGGCATGGTGATTCGTCCGGAGCCAGTGTTTGCCTGTATAGAGGCACTCAAGGCCGAAAGAGAATATGATGAAGTGATTTTTCTTTCCCCGGACGGGGAACTGTTTGAGCAGTCTATGGCAAACAGATTTTCAAGGATGCACAACCTTATTATTCTCTGTGGTCATTACAAGGCCGTTGATGAAAGAATTCGCCAGAAATTGATTACCATGGAAATTTCCATTGGTGATGTTGTGGTTTCAGGCGGGGAGATACCGGCACTCTTTTTGATGGATGCGCTCGTGAGGGTTATTCCAGGTGTTCTTGGTGACAGTGAGTCGGCACTGACCGACTCTTTTCAGACGGAACTCCTTGATTGTACCTACTATACTCGTCCGGCAGAATTCAGAGGGATGAAGGTGCCTGAAGTGCTGTTGACGGGTCATCACAGCAATATCGAGCAGTGGCGCAGTGAAAATGCTCTTGAGCGAACACGCAAGCGTCGGCCCGATCTTCTCGATAAAGAGTGTTTAGAATTAAAGAACAAAATAACGTAA
- a CDS encoding S41 family peptidase, producing the protein MSRILIIVMMLFVLAFGFYLGVRLNGGGENRFEKQKKILEAYGLMKQFYVDDVNGDSLAGAGIQGMAEYLDPHTVYLEPEKVSYSQAEFDGNFDGIGIEFDVINDTLLVVTPLSGGPSASVGISSGDRIIAIDSVSAIGITPQQVLKKLRGTRGTKVHLKVLRPLSGKLLDFLVARGKISTSSIDAAFMIGNRVGYIRVSRFIATTADEFRSALLSLKQQGMVRLVIDLRGNPGGFLEQAVEVADEFLSQGKLIVFTKSRAGGAEEERYLAKSGGGYEKGDLIVLVDKGSASASEILAGALQDNKRAVVVGELSFGKGLVQRQIPFSDGSALRLTVSRYYTPSGRQIQRVYHKGSAGRERYYEDAMTNILPQKLFAHPDSLLYLKNGDVVVYKTSSLPSLVASLSGGKEKGNGRLAALRDAGGVIPDYWVTASSYSDFYQRLFQSGSFDDIARRLLDDPQSAAQGYRSSLDRFIAEYAGENRFESLVITSCKAKKIAFDRSGFIRERKEIERAVKSRIAHQLFGAEGQIRFLVQSADPVVKIAVTVPAAQPSQVVR; encoded by the coding sequence ATGTCCCGAATATTGATCATCGTTATGATGCTTTTTGTGCTTGCTTTCGGTTTTTATCTTGGTGTCAGGCTTAATGGAGGTGGAGAGAACCGATTTGAAAAGCAGAAAAAAATTCTTGAGGCTTACGGCTTGATGAAACAGTTTTATGTTGATGATGTCAATGGTGACAGTCTTGCGGGTGCGGGTATTCAGGGGATGGCTGAGTATCTGGATCCTCATACCGTTTACCTTGAGCCGGAAAAGGTTTCCTATTCGCAGGCAGAATTCGATGGTAATTTCGACGGTATCGGTATAGAGTTTGACGTGATCAATGATACGCTGCTTGTCGTCACTCCACTTTCAGGGGGGCCGAGTGCTTCGGTGGGCATTTCTTCGGGAGACCGTATTATTGCCATTGACTCTGTTTCGGCAATCGGCATTACTCCGCAGCAGGTGTTAAAAAAATTGAGAGGAACCAGGGGTACGAAGGTGCATTTAAAAGTGCTCAGGCCTCTCAGCGGGAAGTTATTGGATTTTCTTGTGGCCAGGGGTAAAATATCGACATCAAGTATCGATGCTGCGTTTATGATTGGCAATCGGGTTGGATATATTAGAGTGAGCCGTTTCATTGCAACGACAGCCGATGAATTTCGAAGTGCACTGCTCTCTTTGAAACAGCAGGGGATGGTGCGGCTTGTGATTGATTTACGCGGAAATCCTGGCGGATTTCTTGAACAGGCGGTTGAGGTTGCTGATGAATTTCTGTCACAGGGTAAGTTGATTGTTTTTACAAAAAGTCGTGCCGGAGGTGCGGAGGAGGAGCGTTATCTTGCCAAGTCTGGCGGTGGTTATGAAAAAGGGGATCTGATTGTGCTGGTCGACAAAGGAAGCGCCTCGGCCTCTGAAATTCTTGCCGGAGCATTACAGGACAATAAAAGAGCCGTCGTCGTCGGTGAACTCTCTTTCGGAAAAGGGTTGGTGCAGCGCCAGATTCCATTTTCTGACGGCTCAGCTCTTCGTTTGACAGTCTCAAGGTATTATACTCCTTCAGGTCGTCAGATTCAGAGGGTTTATCACAAGGGCTCGGCAGGACGTGAACGTTATTATGAGGATGCAATGACAAACATTCTTCCCCAGAAACTCTTTGCACACCCCGACAGTTTGTTGTATCTAAAAAATGGCGATGTTGTTGTCTACAAAACCTCTTCCCTGCCCTCATTGGTGGCATCTCTTTCAGGCGGCAAGGAAAAGGGGAATGGCAGGTTGGCAGCGTTGAGGGATGCGGGTGGTGTTATTCCTGATTATTGGGTGACAGCCAGCTCCTATTCCGATTTTTATCAGCGACTGTTCCAGTCTGGCTCTTTTGATGATATTGCACGAAGGCTTCTCGACGATCCGCAGAGCGCTGCTCAGGGGTATCGTTCCTCGCTTGATCGCTTTATCGCAGAATATGCCGGGGAGAACCGTTTTGAGTCTCTTGTTATTACGAGCTGCAAGGCAAAAAAAATCGCATTTGACCGGTCTGGTTTTATCAGGGAAAGAAAAGAGATTGAGCGTGCAGTGAAGTCGAGGATAGCTCATCAGCTTTTTGGAGCTGAAGGCCAGATCAGGTTTCTGGTGCAGAGTGCTGATCCTGTTGTCAAGATAGCCGTGACTGTGCCAGCCGCCCAGCCGTCACAGGTGGTCAGGTAG
- a CDS encoding START domain-containing protein translates to MSILEKINNAACTLRLKNDWLKIFTCPVPTSDFLSFVAIAVIDAPQHSVLSLLYDIEVAPEWVWKTREMRLLQELSEDEGRVVYQLVSAPWPVSDREIITRSMGYMDPETSEVFIKLECMADYLPRNDKYVRVPELEGAWNIVPLSENQCRVVFRLHIEPGGEIPSWLANIAVIDTPYHTMINLREMVKREKYKVPVDAPFKKSSKDVIQNYEKFITV, encoded by the coding sequence ATGTCGATACTTGAAAAAATCAATAACGCTGCCTGTACGTTACGGCTGAAAAATGACTGGTTGAAAATATTTACTTGTCCTGTTCCTACCTCTGACTTTCTCTCTTTTGTTGCTATTGCGGTCATTGATGCTCCCCAGCATTCCGTCCTGAGTCTTTTGTATGATATTGAGGTTGCTCCTGAATGGGTCTGGAAAACAAGGGAAATGCGGTTGTTGCAGGAGTTGTCGGAAGATGAGGGCCGAGTTGTCTATCAGCTTGTCAGCGCTCCATGGCCTGTTTCTGACCGTGAAATCATAACCCGCTCAATGGGGTATATGGATCCTGAGACCTCTGAAGTATTTATCAAACTGGAGTGTATGGCAGACTATCTTCCCAGAAACGATAAATATGTCCGTGTTCCTGAACTTGAGGGCGCATGGAACATTGTGCCTCTTTCAGAGAACCAGTGCAGGGTTGTTTTTCGTCTTCATATCGAACCCGGTGGCGAGATTCCATCATGGCTTGCCAATATCGCGGTTATCGACACACCCTACCACACGATGATCAATTTGCGGGAAATGGTCAAGAGAGAGAAATACAAGGTTCCGGTTGATGCTCCGTTTAAAAAATCATCAAAAGATGTTATCCAGAACTATGAAAAGTTTATAACCGTATGA
- a CDS encoding thiamine phosphate synthase, with product MKHNRKKETPLPRLHLISSGKESSDTSTPLLNQLSLLPGSFPCMVQIREKQLNAKELLNLALKARAIKAPEGTLLLINERADIALAAGLDGVHLPESGCSASKLRPFTPGMIYGYSVHSASALRMAEESGADYLLFGPVFDTPSKRRYGAPQGLEKLGALCRSTSLPVFALGGISPMNARFCMDKGAYGIAGISLFQERSRLAEIIEQLYLHLHP from the coding sequence ATGAAACACAATCGAAAAAAAGAGACTCCCCTTCCCCGCCTTCACCTCATCAGCAGTGGCAAGGAGAGTTCTGATACCAGCACACCTCTCCTGAATCAGCTCAGTCTCCTGCCCGGCTCTTTTCCCTGTATGGTTCAAATCCGCGAAAAACAGCTCAATGCAAAAGAGCTTTTGAATCTGGCACTGAAAGCCCGGGCAATCAAAGCTCCCGAAGGCACTCTTTTACTGATAAATGAACGTGCCGATATTGCCCTTGCTGCAGGACTTGATGGAGTGCATCTGCCGGAAAGTGGCTGTTCAGCCAGCAAACTTCGTCCTTTTACACCCGGCATGATCTATGGCTATAGTGTGCATTCTGCATCAGCTCTGCGCATGGCTGAAGAGTCCGGAGCTGATTACCTGCTTTTCGGTCCCGTATTCGACACACCCTCAAAAAGGAGATATGGGGCTCCTCAGGGTCTCGAAAAACTTGGCGCACTTTGCCGGAGCACCTCACTTCCGGTCTTTGCTCTTGGTGGCATATCACCCATGAATGCCAGGTTCTGCATGGACAAAGGCGCTTACGGAATAGCGGGCATCTCGCTCTTTCAAGAGCGTTCCCGACTTGCTGAAATCATCGAACAATTATATCTCCACTTGCATCCATGA
- the ffh gene encoding signal recognition particle protein, producing the protein MFDSLSDKLEATFKKLAGQATINEINIGLAMRDIKRALLGADVNYKVAKKLIDDIREKSLGEQVIKSVSPAQMIVKIVYDELTELMGGEQKPLNLSPKKLPAVIMVAGLQGSGKTTFCAKLALRLKKSGKQPMLVAADVYRPAAIDQLKALGQQVDVPVFAIEEQDAMKAALQGLEAARSAAKDVVIVDTAGRLQIDQVMMAEAESLKHALKPDELLFVVDSMMGQEAVNTAKAFNDRLDFDGVVLTKLDGDSRGGAALSIRQVVEKPIKFISIGEKVDDLDLFYPDRMAQRILGMGDIVSFVEKAQENLDLEKSLEMQKKLMKNEFDLNDFFDQLQQLKKMGSIQGLIEMVPGLNKMVPKQDLENLDFKPIEAMINSMTKQEKMTPDIINGSRRQRIARGSGTKVQEVNLLLKQFGEMKKMMRSVSKLSQSGRKITSQNLALDKFLKR; encoded by the coding sequence ATGTTCGATAGTTTAAGTGATAAATTAGAGGCCACCTTTAAAAAACTTGCGGGTCAGGCCACCATTAACGAGATTAACATTGGTCTCGCCATGCGCGATATCAAGCGAGCTCTTCTTGGTGCTGACGTCAATTACAAGGTTGCAAAGAAATTAATTGATGATATAAGAGAGAAATCTCTTGGCGAACAGGTCATCAAAAGCGTTTCCCCTGCGCAGATGATCGTCAAAATCGTTTATGACGAGCTGACGGAGCTGATGGGTGGAGAGCAGAAGCCCTTGAACCTTTCTCCAAAAAAACTGCCTGCGGTTATCATGGTTGCCGGTTTGCAGGGTTCCGGGAAGACCACTTTCTGCGCCAAACTGGCATTACGTTTAAAAAAGAGCGGCAAACAGCCGATGCTCGTTGCGGCTGATGTTTATCGTCCTGCGGCAATTGATCAGCTTAAAGCACTCGGTCAGCAGGTGGATGTCCCTGTTTTTGCCATTGAAGAGCAGGATGCCATGAAAGCAGCGCTTCAAGGATTGGAGGCCGCCCGCTCTGCTGCGAAAGATGTTGTTATTGTCGATACTGCTGGTCGTTTGCAGATTGATCAAGTCATGATGGCAGAGGCTGAGTCCTTGAAGCATGCACTCAAACCTGACGAGCTTCTCTTCGTTGTTGACTCCATGATGGGCCAGGAAGCGGTCAATACGGCCAAGGCATTTAATGATCGCCTTGATTTTGACGGCGTAGTACTGACCAAGCTTGATGGCGACTCAAGGGGTGGTGCGGCGCTATCCATCCGGCAGGTTGTTGAAAAGCCGATTAAATTTATCAGCATCGGAGAAAAGGTTGACGACCTTGACCTCTTCTACCCCGATCGTATGGCCCAGAGAATTTTGGGAATGGGTGATATCGTCAGTTTTGTTGAAAAAGCACAGGAAAACCTCGATCTTGAGAAGAGTCTTGAGATGCAGAAAAAGTTGATGAAGAACGAGTTTGATCTCAACGACTTTTTCGACCAATTGCAGCAGCTCAAGAAAATGGGATCAATTCAGGGATTGATTGAAATGGTGCCAGGTCTGAACAAGATGGTTCCCAAACAGGATCTTGAAAATCTTGACTTCAAACCAATTGAGGCCATGATCAATTCCATGACAAAGCAGGAAAAGATGACTCCCGATATCATTAACGGCAGTCGTCGGCAACGTATTGCACGAGGCAGCGGAACAAAGGTTCAGGAGGTCAACCTTCTGTTGAAGCAATTCGGGGAGATGAAGAAGATGATGCGTTCGGTATCAAAGCTCTCTCAGTCCGGCAGAAAAATTACTTCGCAGAATCTTGCGCTTGACAAGTTTTTAAAACGATAG
- a CDS encoding START domain-containing protein — translation MDVESILHGKWAFRVEHKGIKIFSSRVSGSDIHGFKGEADMPTSLKKLISLFHDMGNYSRWVHQLSSMDVLEQTDGVEYVIRQIINTPWPLQKREMILRTGLVSAGENAIGVTMKGEPDYLPDNPKYHRVRHSTGMWVFTPTDHGTVHTTFVMHVDPGNDVPVPVSNTGMFEVPFYSLNNMRTLVMDVSYNPPYPKEIEQHLSIVEDTPDKP, via the coding sequence ATGGATGTTGAGTCAATTCTTCATGGAAAGTGGGCGTTCCGTGTTGAACATAAAGGGATCAAAATATTTTCTTCCAGGGTAAGTGGTTCCGATATCCACGGTTTTAAGGGAGAGGCTGATATGCCAACTTCATTGAAAAAGCTGATCAGCCTTTTTCACGATATGGGGAACTACAGTCGTTGGGTTCATCAGCTTTCGAGTATGGATGTTCTTGAACAAACCGATGGTGTCGAATATGTTATCCGTCAAATCATCAATACTCCCTGGCCGTTACAGAAGCGGGAGATGATTCTGCGTACCGGCCTTGTATCCGCAGGAGAAAATGCTATCGGGGTTACCATGAAGGGAGAACCGGATTATCTGCCAGATAATCCCAAATATCACCGCGTACGCCATTCGACCGGGATGTGGGTTTTTACTCCGACCGACCATGGAACAGTACACACTACTTTCGTGATGCATGTTGATCCCGGAAATGATGTGCCTGTTCCGGTCAGTAATACCGGAATGTTCGAGGTACCGTTCTATTCACTCAACAACATGAGAACCCTTGTAATGGATGTTTCGTATAATCCGCCCTACCCGAAGGAGATAGAGCAGCATCTCTCTATTGTTGAAGATACTCCTGATAAACCTTGA
- the rplS gene encoding 50S ribosomal protein L19, with protein MDQLIKLVEATQAVTDFPEINPGDTVKIQLKVIEGEKERLQAFEGVVISDRGAGGNKTITVRKISHGVGVERIIPVNSPNIESVTVVKHGKARRAKLFYLRKRTGKAALKVKERKMAERV; from the coding sequence ATGGATCAGTTAATCAAGTTGGTTGAAGCCACCCAGGCTGTTACAGATTTTCCGGAAATCAATCCGGGTGATACCGTCAAGATTCAGTTGAAGGTTATTGAGGGAGAAAAAGAGCGACTTCAGGCTTTTGAAGGCGTTGTCATCAGCGACAGGGGTGCTGGAGGCAACAAGACCATCACTGTCCGCAAAATTTCTCATGGTGTTGGTGTTGAAAGGATTATTCCGGTCAATTCACCCAACATTGAGAGTGTTACGGTGGTCAAGCATGGCAAGGCAAGAAGAGCAAAACTCTTCTACCTCCGCAAACGTACTGGCAAAGCTGCACTGAAAGTCAAGGAACGCAAGATGGCAGAGAGGGTCTGA
- the thiE gene encoding thiamine phosphate synthase, translating to MIPSPPFLCVITDEALCPVTLAEQALKGGAAMIQLRHKTASGSQLFSWAVEISKRCHQYHALCIINDRVDIALASSADGVHLGQQDMPASTARKLLGKMAIIGVSASSPDEARLAEQEGADYIGFGHIYPTASKVKEFSPVGVEALRKTAAIVSLPIIAIGGITIENSASLISCGASGVAVISAVSKANDPSKAAHELLCAIQGREA from the coding sequence ATGATTCCCTCTCCACCATTTCTCTGTGTTATAACCGATGAGGCGTTATGCCCCGTAACTCTTGCAGAACAAGCCCTCAAAGGGGGGGCTGCCATGATACAGTTGAGACATAAAACGGCATCAGGCAGCCAACTTTTCTCATGGGCTGTTGAAATAAGCAAACGCTGCCATCAATACCATGCACTCTGCATTATCAATGACCGTGTGGACATTGCCCTTGCAAGCAGCGCTGACGGTGTTCACCTCGGACAGCAGGACATGCCAGCCAGTACAGCCCGTAAACTGCTTGGAAAAATGGCCATTATCGGGGTTTCTGCATCTTCACCGGACGAGGCACGCCTGGCTGAACAAGAGGGGGCGGACTATATCGGATTTGGTCACATCTATCCAACCGCTTCAAAAGTGAAGGAATTTTCTCCAGTGGGAGTTGAAGCTCTTCGTAAAACAGCAGCCATTGTTTCCCTGCCCATTATTGCGATAGGAGGCATCACGATTGAAAACTCGGCTTCGCTCATCTCCTGCGGAGCATCCGGGGTTGCGGTCATTTCGGCAGTCAGCAAGGCTAACGATCCCTCCAAAGCAGCACATGAACTCCTTTGCGCAATACAGGGGAGAGAAGCATGA
- a CDS encoding RidA family protein, with product MGIIEEKIIKAGFLLPQSASVAGLYSPAMRSGNLVYTSGQLPLFDGKLIEPGGKGKIDEERKEEAVYAARVALINALAAVKSVTGTLDRIEQIIKLTLYVASKNNFSSQHLIANGASSLLHEIFGEKGGHTRSAVGVAELPLNSSLELELIVEYNTASLL from the coding sequence ATGGGTATCATCGAAGAAAAAATCATCAAGGCCGGCTTTTTGCTGCCTCAGTCCGCCTCAGTCGCTGGTCTCTATTCGCCCGCGATGCGCAGTGGCAATCTTGTCTATACTTCGGGTCAACTTCCTCTTTTTGATGGCAAACTCATTGAGCCGGGGGGAAAGGGCAAGATTGATGAGGAGAGAAAAGAGGAAGCTGTTTATGCCGCCAGGGTTGCTCTGATCAATGCACTCGCGGCGGTTAAGTCCGTGACCGGAACGCTTGACCGTATTGAGCAGATTATAAAACTCACGCTTTACGTGGCCAGCAAAAACAATTTTTCCAGCCAGCATCTCATTGCCAACGGAGCTTCTTCATTACTTCATGAGATTTTTGGAGAGAAGGGTGGTCATACAAGAAGCGCGGTAGGTGTTGCAGAATTGCCCCTGAATTCAAGTCTTGAACTTGAACTTATTGTTGAATATAATACGGCATCATTATTATAA
- the rfaE1 gene encoding D-glycero-beta-D-manno-heptose-7-phosphate kinase, with protein sequence MTTSQIKSILHSFRSKRIAVIGDIMLDKYIFGHVSRISPEYPVPVVDVTHEDSRLGGAANVALNTLSLGAETILIGITGADSNREILLDLFRNHGLATEGLICDPSRPTTSKTRILSQNHHITRVDFESRKEIDAEIERAVFGSVEAVIDSVDAIVLEDYNKGLLGAQLIQKIITSAKSHNVPVLVDPKHQNFFAYKGCTIFKPNLSEMAASLGIILHNNDREVEDACLLLQKKLEAEAIIVTRSDKGMTVYNGTFTHIDATSLEVADVSGAGDTVIGILALGTAAHIDIVTNAIIANLAAGTVCQEVGAVPVNPEKLLKVYQEYLQQ encoded by the coding sequence ATGACAACCAGCCAAATAAAAAGCATCTTACACTCTTTTCGCAGTAAACGAATTGCTGTAATAGGCGACATAATGCTCGACAAGTATATTTTCGGCCATGTTTCACGTATTTCACCGGAATATCCGGTACCGGTTGTCGATGTTACCCACGAAGACTCAAGACTGGGGGGGGCTGCAAATGTTGCGCTCAACACGCTCTCTCTCGGAGCGGAAACCATATTGATCGGTATTACCGGGGCAGACAGTAACAGGGAAATACTCCTTGATCTCTTTCGTAATCATGGGCTTGCAACCGAGGGCTTGATTTGCGATCCTTCCAGACCAACAACAAGCAAAACAAGAATCCTTTCGCAAAACCATCATATCACGAGAGTGGATTTCGAAAGCAGAAAAGAGATTGATGCGGAAATTGAGCGAGCGGTTTTCGGCTCGGTTGAGGCTGTGATCGATTCGGTCGACGCAATCGTTCTGGAAGACTACAACAAGGGGCTCCTCGGAGCACAACTCATTCAAAAGATTATTACTTCCGCGAAGAGCCACAACGTCCCGGTTCTTGTTGATCCAAAACATCAAAACTTCTTCGCATACAAAGGGTGTACGATTTTCAAACCAAACCTTTCGGAAATGGCTGCATCTCTGGGCATCATCCTGCACAATAACGATCGTGAGGTTGAGGATGCCTGCCTCCTGCTTCAGAAAAAACTGGAGGCTGAAGCCATCATCGTGACCAGAAGTGATAAAGGGATGACTGTCTACAATGGGACGTTTACCCATATTGACGCAACATCGCTGGAGGTCGCCGACGTCTCAGGAGCAGGAGACACCGTTATCGGCATACTTGCTCTTGGTACAGCCGCACATATCGACATTGTGACGAATGCTATCATCGCTAATCTTGCTGCCGGAACGGTTTGTCAGGAGGTGGGTGCCGTACCCGTAAACCCGGAAAAACTGCTCAAGGTTTATCAGGAGTATCTTCAACAATAG
- the rpsP gene encoding 30S ribosomal protein S16, protein MVKIRLKRAGRKKLPVYQIVVADARSPRDGKFLEVVGTYQPTAKPHAVTIKKDRIVYWMQTGAQPTATVNSLIRTTGLLYELRLKSMGRSEAEISAEMEKWQEHQAVRRQKRLALKSHRRSAKKEAEAKAATGGEA, encoded by the coding sequence TTGGTAAAGATTAGACTGAAAAGAGCAGGAAGAAAAAAATTGCCGGTATACCAAATTGTCGTGGCCGATGCGCGCTCTCCAAGGGACGGCAAATTCCTTGAAGTTGTTGGCACTTATCAGCCAACAGCAAAACCTCATGCTGTCACTATTAAAAAAGATCGTATCGTTTACTGGATGCAGACTGGCGCACAGCCGACAGCAACAGTGAACAGCCTTATCCGCACCACCGGACTGCTGTATGAACTCAGGCTTAAAAGCATGGGTCGCAGCGAGGCTGAAATTTCAGCAGAGATGGAAAAATGGCAGGAGCACCAGGCTGTAAGACGTCAGAAGAGGCTTGCATTGAAATCACATCGTCGCAGCGCCAAGAAAGAGGCTGAAGCAAAAGCTGCCACCGGTGGAGAGGCCTGA
- a CDS encoding HhH-GPD family protein codes for MTLSLNSRNIERFRQQIFDFYQLNRRSFPWRETTDRYAVMVSEIMLQQTQADRVVGKFLAWMDTFPDTETLASATLREVLILWSGLGYNSRGQRLQNCAKVIMERFDGVVPARPEQLITLPGIGEYTCRSIPVFADNLDVAAVDTNIRRIIIHEFSLSEDTPKREIQSVAELLLAKGRSREWHNALMDYGSINLTSRRTGIRSLTKQSKFQGSKRWYRGRLLKELVASESLFVEELEEKYGDCPWGLQGIIDGLVREGLVDEDEGLNGQGRVLRIREE; via the coding sequence ATGACGTTGAGCTTGAACAGCCGGAATATCGAACGCTTCCGTCAACAAATTTTTGACTTTTACCAGTTGAACAGAAGAAGTTTTCCCTGGAGGGAGACTACCGATCGTTATGCAGTCATGGTCAGCGAAATCATGTTGCAGCAGACGCAAGCCGACCGGGTTGTGGGAAAATTTCTGGCCTGGATGGACACTTTTCCTGATACAGAGACTCTTGCTTCTGCAACCCTCAGGGAGGTGCTGATACTCTGGAGCGGCCTTGGTTACAACTCACGCGGCCAGAGGCTTCAGAACTGTGCAAAGGTGATCATGGAGCGGTTTGATGGGGTTGTGCCCGCCCGCCCGGAGCAGCTTATAACCCTTCCGGGCATAGGGGAGTATACCTGCCGCTCTATTCCGGTTTTTGCTGACAATCTTGATGTTGCTGCTGTCGATACCAACATTCGCCGGATCATCATTCACGAATTTTCCCTGTCGGAAGATACCCCGAAACGGGAAATCCAATCCGTCGCAGAGCTGCTCCTGGCGAAAGGTCGAAGCCGTGAGTGGCATAATGCCCTCATGGATTATGGATCGATCAATCTTACCAGCCGCAGAACAGGAATTCGTTCATTGACGAAACAGTCGAAATTCCAGGGTTCAAAACGCTGGTATCGCGGCAGACTGCTGAAAGAGCTTGTCGCTTCCGAATCTCTCTTTGTTGAAGAACTTGAAGAAAAATATGGCGACTGTCCCTGGGGTTTGCAGGGAATTATCGACGGACTCGTTCGTGAAGGGCTTGTTGATGAGGATGAGGGTTTGAATGGGCAGGGGAGAGTTCTGAGAATCAGGGAAGAGTAA
- the rimM gene encoding ribosome maturation factor RimM (Essential for efficient processing of 16S rRNA), producing the protein MYSEVSVELYLTGIILKPKGLKGEVKVELITDFPESFLSRKKYFAGKSVDSVQQLVVEKAVLGGGFAWLFFEGIDSMEKAEALVGWKLFINEEQLLPQPPDRAYLHEIIGMKVLDGSRSEVGTVTNVLAMPAHDVYEVLVGEKKILLPAIDEFVEEFNLREQYMVIPRFEEFL; encoded by the coding sequence ATGTACAGTGAGGTCAGTGTGGAACTCTATCTGACAGGTATCATCCTCAAACCAAAAGGGTTGAAGGGTGAGGTAAAGGTGGAGTTGATTACCGACTTCCCTGAAAGTTTTCTTTCCCGCAAAAAGTATTTTGCGGGAAAGAGTGTTGATTCGGTTCAGCAGTTGGTGGTCGAGAAAGCCGTACTTGGCGGCGGGTTTGCATGGTTGTTCTTTGAGGGAATTGACAGTATGGAAAAAGCTGAAGCACTTGTTGGCTGGAAATTGTTTATCAACGAAGAGCAGCTTTTGCCGCAGCCCCCTGACCGGGCATATCTGCATGAGATTATCGGAATGAAGGTTCTTGATGGCTCACGCAGTGAGGTTGGTACGGTTACCAATGTTCTTGCCATGCCGGCACATGATGTTTATGAAGTCCTGGTTGGTGAAAAAAAGATTCTGCTGCCTGCTATAGATGAGTTTGTTGAAGAGTTTAATCTTCGTGAGCAGTATATGGTCATCCCAAGATTTGAGGAATTTCTGTAA